The nucleotide window GGGTTCAAATGCTCTGAAGGTGTTCGCTTCGTCCCCATCTTGGAACAGGGTATTTTCTACCGTTGCTCCGTGAATGGCACAAAGTAAAGCTCCACCGAGTACACCCGCTACTCCCATCATGTGGAAGGGGTTGAGGGTGAAGTTGTGGAATCCTTGTACAAACAGGATGAAACGGAAGATTCCCGCTACTCCGAAGCTAGGCGCAAAGAACCAGCTAGACTGTCCCAAGGGGTACATCAGGAATACTGATACGAATACCGCAATAGGCGCAGAGAAAGCAATAGCGTTGTAAGGACGGATGCCGACTAAACGAGAAATTTCAAACTGACGTAACATGAAGCCAATCAGTGCGAAAGCTCCGTGAAGGGCGACAAACGGCCATAATCCGCCAATTTGACACCAACGGGTGAAATCTCCTTGAGCTTCTGGCCCCCACAGGAACAGAATGGAGTGACCCATACTGTCAGCAGGAGTAGAAACCGCTACGGTCAAGAAGTTACATCCTTCTAAGTAAGAACTGGCTAACCCGTGAGTGTACCAAGAGGTCACAAAAGTAGTCCCGGTTAACCATCCCCCTAGTGCCATGTAAGCACAGGGGAAAAGTAATAAACCAGACCAACCGATGAAGACAAAGCGATCGCGCTTGAGCCAGTCATCGACTACATCAAACCAGCCTCTTTCGACTGGGGCACGTCCGACTGCAATAGTCATGGCAATCTCCGAAAATTCAGTATAAGAGCAGGATTGTTATCCTTTCTCATTATCCGACAAATGTATCCCGCTTTTTCAGAAGGATAATTAGAGTCGAATTGTGAGAAAGTGTTACTTTTCTTAATATTAACTATATTAAAGGAAACTTTTCAACTTGGCTAGGGTAATCCTTAAAAAAATCTTAAAATTAATCAACGGGTGATCGACGAGGTTGAGTCAGGATGACGGATGTATAGTTGATAATGAGAAAAGAATAGATTACCAGGGAAGCGCTTATGTTTACCATTGATATCATTTTGCAAATGAGTCCGATCCCCGTTTCGGTGCAACGTAAAGACGAAGAATCAGCCCAAAGTTTGTATCAGAGCATCACTCAAGCCATGCAAGAGCCTAATCCCAAGCTGATAGAGTTAACCTGTGATAAGCAGCCCGATAAAAAAGTTGCCATCTTCAGCAATCAGATTAGTGCGGTGATTGTTTCTGAGAAAACCGGAGCCGCCGCGGCCGGTCGTGCCCCCGGATTTTTAGCCATTGGAGAAATTTAATCTCAATAGTCAATAGTCATTAGTCATTAGTCATTAGTCATGGGTCAAGAGTTAAATGGTTTGTCTAGAGTCATAGATGACATCCGCAGTTCTTTTGACTTTAGCTTCAATAAAATACAGACTCAA belongs to Gloeothece citriformis PCC 7424 and includes:
- the psbD gene encoding photosystem II D2 protein (photosystem q(a) protein), giving the protein MTIAVGRAPVERGWFDVVDDWLKRDRFVFIGWSGLLLFPCAYMALGGWLTGTTFVTSWYTHGLASSYLEGCNFLTVAVSTPADSMGHSILFLWGPEAQGDFTRWCQIGGLWPFVALHGAFALIGFMLRQFEISRLVGIRPYNAIAFSAPIAVFVSVFLMYPLGQSSWFFAPSFGVAGIFRFILFVQGFHNFTLNPFHMMGVAGVLGGALLCAIHGATVENTLFQDGDEANTFRAFEPTQAEETYSMVTANRFWSQIFGIAFSNKRWLHFFMLFVPVTGLWMASIGIIGIALNLRAYDFVSQELRAAEDPEFETFYTKNILLNEGLRAWMAPQDQPHQNFVFPEEVLPRGNAL